The Mesorhizobium sp. B1-1-8 genome contains a region encoding:
- the cysD gene encoding sulfate adenylyltransferase subunit CysD, with protein sequence MNIALTHLQRLEAESIHIFREVAASFSKPVMLYSVGKDSSVLMHLAMKAFYPAKPPFPFLHVDTTWKFREMIAFRDQMAQKLGFDLLVHVNEDGVREGINPFDHGSNTHTHVMKTVALRQALDKYGFDAAFGGARRDEEKSRAKERIFSFRNAQHAWDPKNQRPEMWKIFNTRIAPGESIRVFPLSNWTELDIWQYILQENIPIVPLYFAGERPVVERDGMLIMKDDDRMQLRPGETVENRLVRFRTLGCYPLTGAIESDADTLEAIVAEMLTARTSERQGRLIDRDESGSMEKKKREGYF encoded by the coding sequence ATGAATATCGCACTTACGCATCTGCAGCGGCTCGAGGCCGAATCCATCCATATCTTCCGTGAGGTCGCGGCCTCCTTTTCCAAGCCGGTCATGCTTTATTCGGTCGGCAAGGATTCCTCGGTGCTGATGCACCTGGCGATGAAGGCCTTCTATCCCGCCAAGCCGCCCTTTCCGTTCCTGCATGTCGACACCACCTGGAAGTTCCGCGAGATGATCGCCTTTCGCGACCAGATGGCGCAGAAGCTCGGTTTCGACCTGCTTGTCCATGTCAACGAAGACGGCGTGCGTGAAGGCATCAATCCGTTCGACCATGGCTCCAACACCCACACACATGTGATGAAAACGGTGGCGCTGCGCCAGGCGCTGGATAAATACGGTTTCGACGCAGCCTTCGGCGGGGCCCGGCGCGACGAGGAGAAGTCGCGCGCCAAGGAGCGCATCTTCTCCTTCCGCAACGCCCAGCACGCCTGGGATCCGAAGAACCAGCGGCCGGAAATGTGGAAGATCTTCAACACCCGCATCGCGCCGGGCGAATCGATACGCGTCTTCCCGCTGTCGAACTGGACCGAGCTCGACATCTGGCAGTACATCCTGCAGGAGAACATCCCGATCGTGCCTCTCTACTTCGCCGGGGAACGGCCGGTCGTCGAACGCGACGGCATGCTCATCATGAAGGATGACGACCGCATGCAGCTGCGCCCCGGCGAGACGGTCGAAAACCGCCTTGTGCGCTTCCGCACGCTGGGCTGCTATCCGCTGACCGGCGCCATTGAATCCGACGCCGACACGCTGGAGGCGATCGTGGCAGAGATGCTGACGGCGCGCACCTCCGAGCGCCAGGGCCGCCTTATCGATCGCGACGAGTCAGGCTCGATGGAAAAGAAGAAGCGCGAGGGCTATTTCTGA